A genomic region of Actinomycetota bacterium contains the following coding sequences:
- the mfd gene encoding transcription-repair coupling factor translates to MSDNGRGEEVLDLLREEVEHSLEGVQQLQVPGKGRLVIRATEEVHPFLLATLFHRLPGTLLVAVPGSEEAAETAESLRRMLSPGEVMELPYRELVIAEERGEDPEAVSLRARALAALREGRHVAVICEALALAHPFPGGEIFASPVRLREGEETDRDRVLGRLADMGYRREYLVEGGGQFAVRGGILDVYDPALKAPVRVEWFGDRVERIRFFDPQDQRSREALREVEFFPVRSLPGEAQALAEMLEPGSALVLVQPPLLRRRWRNADEAQEPDLEEIASRTALVELDPLAGPAHVQMHTRAAGEFGGRVGEFLRELKYLLKEGFRVVVFLETEGRLRRMREAMLEEGIPVVDDGSSPAEGTVRLAVVSWGRGFLLPGRGLALFTDVDLFGRRRVRAAGERVAGRPLEGWWELEEGDFVVHVNHGIAVYGGLVKREVEGSVREYLLLRYAGGDALYVPVDRIDLVHRYVGAEKPEVHRLSGHHWRKVKRRARASAREMALDLLRLYAERMASEGHAFAPDDPWQRELEDSFPYVETPDQERAIREVKEDMERPVPMDRLVYGDVGFGKTEVAVRAAFKAVMDGKQVMVLVPTTVLAQQHYRTFTQRFHPFPVRVEVLSRFRSPREQREVLEAVARGEVDVVIGTHRLLQEDVRPADLGLLIVDEEHRFGVAQKEKLKALRRSVDVLTLTATPIPRTLQMALSGIRDMSVMDTPIEDRRAVITSVGPYDERIIQEAIRKELARGGQVFYVHNRVQSIERAARRVRELVPEARVLVGHGQMRESRLERVMEDFVARRADVLVCTTIVESGLDIPNVNTLIVDGAENLGLSQLYHLRGRIGRGDRQAYAFFLFHPGGRITDGAAQRLKVIRDFSELGSGLRVAMKDLEIRGAGNLLGPEQHGHVEAVGFELYCRMLAEAVDELRGVRRPRGSKVAIDLPLRAYIPEDYISRTSRRLEVYRRLGEAEGEEEVEALAGEVRDRYGPLPVEVENLFAVARLRLACLEAGVREVGHERDVVTIRLGARGPVTPEALLSVAGEEGYPWKKARFREGLREVVLSFPAGSQAGSEAGHLESIARWLKEAVSLVRGVKECEKGKAEWRADPRYRARSRGRRTGRRMEGQSEG, encoded by the coding sequence ATGTCGGATAACGGGAGGGGAGAGGAGGTCCTGGATCTCCTCCGGGAAGAAGTGGAGCATTCCCTGGAGGGAGTCCAGCAGTTGCAGGTTCCCGGGAAAGGGCGCCTAGTGATACGCGCCACCGAGGAGGTCCACCCCTTCCTTCTGGCCACCCTCTTCCACCGCCTTCCCGGCACCCTCCTGGTCGCCGTTCCGGGCTCGGAGGAGGCGGCGGAGACTGCGGAGTCCCTGCGCCGCATGCTCTCCCCCGGGGAGGTGATGGAGCTTCCCTACCGTGAGCTGGTCATCGCCGAGGAGAGGGGAGAGGACCCCGAGGCCGTATCCCTGCGCGCCAGGGCCTTGGCCGCGCTGCGGGAGGGGCGCCACGTGGCGGTGATATGCGAGGCTCTCGCCCTGGCCCACCCCTTCCCGGGCGGGGAGATTTTCGCCTCACCCGTGCGCCTCCGCGAGGGTGAGGAGACGGACCGCGACCGCGTCCTGGGACGGCTGGCGGACATGGGATACCGCCGGGAATACCTGGTGGAGGGAGGAGGTCAGTTCGCCGTGCGGGGTGGCATCCTGGACGTCTACGACCCGGCGCTGAAGGCACCGGTGCGGGTGGAATGGTTCGGCGACCGGGTGGAGCGTATCCGGTTCTTCGATCCCCAGGACCAGCGCTCACGGGAGGCACTCCGGGAGGTGGAGTTCTTCCCGGTGCGCTCGCTTCCCGGCGAGGCCCAGGCACTGGCAGAAATGCTTGAGCCGGGGAGCGCGCTGGTCTTGGTCCAGCCGCCCTTGCTTCGCCGTCGCTGGCGAAACGCCGACGAGGCCCAAGAGCCTGATTTGGAAGAAATTGCCTCAAGGACCGCACTGGTGGAGCTGGACCCGCTGGCCGGGCCGGCCCATGTTCAGATGCACACCCGGGCCGCGGGCGAGTTCGGCGGCCGGGTGGGTGAATTCCTCCGCGAGCTCAAGTACCTGCTGAAAGAGGGGTTCAGGGTGGTGGTTTTCCTGGAGACGGAAGGTCGCCTGCGGAGGATGCGGGAAGCCATGTTGGAGGAGGGAATTCCGGTGGTTGACGACGGTAGCTCCCCGGCCGAGGGAACGGTCCGCCTGGCCGTAGTGAGCTGGGGACGTGGTTTCCTCCTGCCCGGCCGCGGGCTGGCGCTCTTCACCGACGTGGACCTGTTCGGCCGCCGCAGGGTGAGGGCCGCGGGGGAACGGGTCGCGGGGCGTCCCCTCGAGGGATGGTGGGAGCTGGAGGAAGGCGACTTCGTGGTCCATGTCAACCACGGCATTGCGGTTTACGGGGGGCTGGTGAAGAGGGAAGTGGAGGGGTCGGTACGGGAATACCTCCTCCTTCGGTACGCCGGCGGGGATGCCCTCTACGTGCCCGTCGACCGCATCGACCTGGTCCATCGCTACGTAGGGGCGGAAAAACCGGAGGTCCACCGCCTGTCCGGGCACCACTGGAGGAAGGTTAAGAGACGGGCTCGGGCCTCAGCCCGGGAGATGGCCCTGGACCTCTTGCGCCTCTACGCGGAACGCATGGCCAGCGAGGGCCACGCCTTCGCGCCCGATGACCCCTGGCAGAGAGAACTGGAGGATTCATTTCCCTACGTGGAGACCCCCGACCAGGAGAGGGCCATCCGGGAGGTCAAGGAGGACATGGAAAGGCCCGTGCCCATGGACCGCCTGGTCTACGGGGACGTGGGATTCGGGAAAACGGAGGTGGCGGTGCGCGCCGCCTTCAAGGCGGTCATGGACGGAAAACAGGTCATGGTCCTGGTGCCCACCACCGTGCTGGCCCAGCAGCATTACCGCACCTTCACCCAGCGCTTCCACCCCTTCCCGGTCAGGGTGGAGGTCCTCTCCCGCTTCCGCAGCCCCCGCGAGCAGCGCGAGGTCCTGGAGGCCGTGGCCCGGGGGGAGGTGGACGTGGTCATCGGGACTCACCGGCTGCTGCAGGAGGACGTGCGCCCCGCGGACCTGGGGCTCCTGATCGTGGACGAAGAACACCGCTTCGGCGTGGCCCAGAAGGAGAAGCTGAAGGCCCTGCGGAGGAGCGTGGACGTCCTCACCCTCACCGCCACCCCCATCCCCCGCACCCTCCAGATGGCCCTTTCCGGGATAAGGGACATGAGCGTGATGGATACCCCCATCGAGGACCGGCGCGCGGTGATCACCTCCGTGGGGCCTTACGACGAGCGGATCATCCAGGAAGCCATCCGGAAGGAGCTGGCCAGGGGGGGCCAGGTCTTCTACGTGCACAACCGGGTGCAGAGCATCGAGAGGGCTGCCCGCCGGGTCCGGGAGCTGGTCCCCGAAGCCCGGGTGCTGGTGGGCCATGGGCAGATGCGGGAGAGCCGCCTGGAAAGGGTGATGGAGGATTTCGTGGCCCGCCGCGCCGACGTCCTGGTGTGCACCACCATCGTGGAATCGGGGCTGGACATCCCCAACGTGAACACCCTCATCGTGGACGGCGCCGAGAACCTGGGGCTTTCCCAGCTCTATCACCTGCGGGGGAGGATAGGCCGCGGCGACCGGCAGGCTTACGCCTTCTTCCTCTTCCATCCCGGCGGGCGCATCACCGACGGAGCCGCCCAGAGACTCAAGGTGATACGCGACTTCTCCGAGCTGGGGTCCGGACTGCGGGTAGCCATGAAGGACCTGGAGATACGGGGGGCGGGAAACCTGCTGGGTCCTGAGCAGCACGGCCACGTGGAGGCCGTGGGCTTCGAGCTTTACTGCCGCATGCTGGCCGAGGCGGTGGATGAGCTCCGGGGCGTGAGGAGGCCGCGGGGTTCCAAGGTGGCCATCGACCTGCCCCTGCGGGCCTATATCCCGGAGGATTACATATCCCGTACCTCGCGGCGCCTCGAGGTCTATCGCCGCCTGGGGGAGGCGGAAGGCGAGGAGGAGGTGGAGGCTCTGGCCGGGGAGGTGCGGGACCGCTACGGTCCCCTACCCGTGGAGGTGGAGAACCTCTTCGCCGTGGCCCGCCTGCGCCTTGCCTGCCTGGAGGCGGGGGTACGAGAGGTGGGCCACGAGCGGGACGTTGTGACCATCCGCCTGGGAGCGCGGGGGCCGGTAACCCCGGAAGCCCTTCTGTCCGTGGCCGGGGAAGAGGGCTACCCCTGGAAGAAAGCGCGCTTCCGGGAGGGGCTGCGGGAGGTGGTCCTCTCTTTCCCGGCCGGTTCACAAGCCGGGTCGGAGGCCGGTCATCTGGAAAGTATTGCCAGGTGGCTCAAGGAAGCGGTCTCCCTGGTCCGGGGGGTAAAGGAGTGTGAGAAAGGGAAGGCAGAGTGGAGGGCAGACCCGCGATACCGGGCCAGATCCAGGGGCAGGCGAACCGGACGTCGGATGGAGGGACAGTCGGAAGGTTAA
- the glmU gene encoding bifunctional UDP-N-acetylglucosamine diphosphorylase/glucosamine-1-phosphate N-acetyltransferase GlmU codes for MSRLALVLAAGEGTRMRSDRPKVLHAVCGRPMVAWVLDALQPIREEGMLDRILVVVGNGAQEVASEVGDRAECIIQEERKGTGHAVMIAAPHVREDEVLVLTADSPLITTGTLRALIRRHEERRPAATLLAAVLEDPTGYGRIKRDERGTVVGVVEETEADEKEKAIREVNTSTYVFDWGRLSAALPRLQPDNAKGEYYLTDALALLAREGGLEIYTTPDPEEVLGVNSRVHLARAEEIMRSRINRRWMEEGVTMEDPATAYIGPEVVIGRDTVLRPMVILEGKTVVGRNCLLGPGVRIVDSRLGDGVTVEQSVIRESELEEGVSVGPFASLRPGTVLRAGSKAGTFVEIKKTVVGRRSKVPHLSYMGDAEIGEDVNVGAGSITCNYDGIRKHRTVIGDRAFIGSDTMFVAPVRIGEGAVTGAGSTITRDVPPGALGVERSKQRNILEYRKRARKEEAEGFEGNNP; via the coding sequence TTGAGCCGCCTGGCACTGGTCCTCGCCGCGGGCGAGGGGACGCGGATGAGATCCGACCGGCCCAAGGTGCTGCACGCCGTGTGCGGCAGGCCCATGGTGGCCTGGGTCCTGGACGCCCTGCAGCCCATCAGGGAGGAGGGCATGCTGGACCGCATCCTGGTGGTGGTGGGAAACGGGGCCCAAGAGGTGGCCTCCGAGGTCGGGGACCGCGCCGAGTGCATCATCCAGGAAGAAAGGAAAGGGACGGGCCATGCGGTGATGATCGCCGCCCCCCACGTACGGGAGGACGAAGTCCTGGTGCTCACCGCCGATTCCCCGCTCATCACCACGGGTACCCTGCGTGCCCTGATACGAAGGCACGAGGAGAGGCGGCCGGCGGCAACCCTCCTGGCCGCGGTGCTGGAGGACCCCACGGGCTACGGGAGGATAAAACGGGACGAACGCGGAACGGTTGTGGGGGTGGTGGAGGAGACGGAGGCCGATGAGAAGGAGAAGGCCATCCGGGAAGTGAACACCTCCACCTATGTCTTCGACTGGGGGCGCCTTTCCGCGGCGCTTCCCCGCCTCCAGCCGGACAACGCCAAGGGGGAGTACTACCTCACCGACGCCCTGGCCCTCCTGGCCCGGGAGGGCGGACTGGAAATATATACCACCCCGGACCCGGAGGAGGTGCTGGGGGTCAACTCCCGGGTTCACCTGGCCAGGGCGGAGGAGATAATGCGCTCCCGCATCAACCGGCGGTGGATGGAGGAGGGAGTGACCATGGAGGACCCCGCCACGGCGTATATAGGCCCCGAGGTGGTCATCGGGCGGGACACCGTCCTCCGTCCCATGGTCATCCTGGAGGGGAAGACGGTGGTGGGGCGCAACTGCCTGCTGGGGCCGGGGGTGCGCATCGTGGACTCCCGCCTGGGTGACGGGGTGACCGTGGAGCAGTCGGTGATCAGGGAGAGCGAGCTGGAGGAGGGGGTGAGCGTGGGCCCCTTCGCCAGCCTGCGGCCGGGCACGGTGCTGCGCGCCGGGTCCAAGGCGGGGACCTTCGTGGAGATCAAGAAGACGGTGGTGGGGAGGAGGAGCAAGGTCCCCCACCTGAGCTACATGGGCGACGCGGAGATAGGGGAGGACGTCAACGTGGGGGCGGGGAGCATCACCTGCAACTACGACGGGATCCGCAAGCACCGCACGGTGATCGGGGACCGGGCCTTCATCGGCAGCGATACCATGTTCGTGGCCCCGGTGCGCATCGGCGAGGGGGCGGTGACCGGGGCCGGCTCCACCATCACCAGGGACGTGCCCCCGGGTGCCCTGGGGGTGGAACGCAGCAAGCAGAGGAACATCCTCGAGTACCGGAAGAGGGCCAGGAAGGAGGAGGCGGAGGGATTTGAAGGAAATAACCCGTAA
- a CDS encoding SpoIID/LytB domain-containing protein, with the protein MGNERASALRETYVFDGSGWGHGVGMCQYGARGMAAAGFNYQQILTYYFQGTQVTSWACPSSIRVGLLEGMSEVQLTADSGSFVLFTNPGGDIPEGKISQGSTWKIRPSADGRFLIYRPDGSLLNGTSYGGPVNPVYVRGEAEGNILRLPQNGNRRLSHLTAITPLELNVYGSPYALRAILISWFETYLKGVAEVPGSWPKEAVRAQAVAARSYAVRFMNKHASSNFNLCDEVHCQYYQGYDKEKDSGWVQAVDATAGKVLTYQGQVAQCFYSSSCGGHTDNNEDVWGGSPVPYLRGMPDPYCMDSANPYAHWTVTMSRQEIESRLNASSGTYVGTLYSIDLSSRTPSGRVRWAVFNGSAGRVTVSGEQLRSLLGLRSAMVRLRSENFDEYVLLANPSGSTANAVVRMTGGGKTAEAAVELPPFTRRTIRVNDHLDGEEVAVQVEADRDIVAERAMYFNYRGSLDGGSCSPGVPSLSNNWYLAEGYTALAFDTWILLYNPGSQAAHADVRLMREDGYTRNLGLEIPASSRVTLSVDAQEGFSACAFSTSVTSDRPLAVERAMYFDSQGRKGGHTAEGSPELSTRWYFAEGYTGGDFDTWILVGNPGDQPATLSFHLLPQGGGEVLTVNKTVAPGSRLTLHVDDYLPRSELAVTLESDRPVVAERAMYFNYSGKEDGSCAMGSRETASRWFLAEGYTGGEFDEYVLVGNPLGEAARVRISLFTQGGLQKEVYADLAPRSRYTLHVDDLIPSDDVSVQVEEINGKGVVVERAMYFDYGGKRGGHASQGLAGTSMHWYFAEGYTGP; encoded by the coding sequence ATGGGCAACGAAAGGGCGTCAGCGCTGCGCGAGACCTACGTATTCGACGGGTCAGGCTGGGGACACGGCGTGGGCATGTGCCAGTACGGGGCCCGGGGAATGGCGGCGGCGGGGTTCAACTATCAGCAGATTCTCACCTATTATTTCCAAGGGACGCAGGTTACCAGCTGGGCCTGCCCTTCCTCCATCCGGGTGGGTCTCCTTGAGGGCATGAGCGAGGTACAGCTGACCGCGGATAGTGGCTCCTTCGTCCTCTTCACCAACCCGGGAGGGGATATACCGGAAGGCAAGATTAGCCAGGGAAGCACCTGGAAGATAAGGCCGAGCGCGGATGGCCGTTTTCTCATCTACCGGCCCGACGGCTCCCTCCTCAACGGGACCTCCTACGGGGGGCCCGTGAACCCCGTCTACGTGAGGGGAGAGGCGGAGGGCAACATACTCCGCCTGCCCCAGAACGGGAACCGCCGCCTGAGCCACCTGACCGCCATCACGCCCCTGGAACTCAACGTGTACGGTTCCCCCTACGCCTTGCGGGCCATCCTCATCTCCTGGTTCGAGACCTACCTGAAGGGGGTGGCCGAGGTGCCGGGGAGCTGGCCCAAGGAGGCGGTGAGAGCCCAGGCGGTAGCGGCCCGATCCTACGCGGTGCGCTTCATGAACAAGCATGCCTCCTCCAACTTCAACCTCTGTGACGAGGTGCACTGCCAGTACTATCAGGGCTATGACAAGGAGAAGGACAGCGGGTGGGTGCAGGCCGTGGACGCCACGGCGGGGAAAGTGCTCACCTACCAGGGACAGGTGGCCCAGTGTTTCTATTCCTCCTCCTGCGGGGGACACACGGACAACAACGAGGACGTGTGGGGCGGAAGCCCCGTGCCCTACCTCAGGGGGATGCCTGACCCCTACTGCATGGATTCCGCCAATCCCTACGCCCACTGGACGGTGACCATGTCCCGTCAGGAGATAGAATCCCGGCTGAACGCCAGTTCCGGTACCTACGTGGGGACTCTCTATTCCATTGATCTCTCCAGCCGTACCCCCAGCGGGAGGGTGAGATGGGCGGTCTTCAACGGCAGCGCCGGAAGGGTCACCGTCTCTGGCGAACAACTGCGTTCCCTCCTCGGCCTGAGAAGCGCCATGGTTCGCCTGCGGTCGGAGAACTTCGATGAGTACGTCCTTTTGGCCAACCCCTCCGGGAGCACGGCCAACGCGGTGGTGAGGATGACCGGCGGCGGAAAAACGGCGGAGGCGGCGGTGGAACTCCCCCCCTTCACCCGCAGGACGATACGGGTCAACGACCACCTGGATGGCGAGGAGGTGGCGGTGCAGGTGGAGGCCGACCGGGATATCGTCGCCGAGAGGGCCATGTATTTCAACTACCGTGGGAGCCTGGACGGCGGCTCCTGCAGCCCGGGAGTCCCCTCGCTTTCCAATAATTGGTATTTAGCCGAGGGGTACACCGCCCTGGCCTTCGATACCTGGATCCTCCTATACAATCCGGGATCGCAAGCCGCCCATGCGGACGTCCGTCTCATGCGTGAAGACGGTTACACCCGGAACCTGGGCCTGGAAATTCCGGCTTCCTCCCGGGTCACCCTGAGCGTGGACGCCCAGGAGGGTTTCTCCGCCTGCGCCTTTTCCACCTCCGTGACCTCGGACCGCCCCCTGGCCGTGGAGCGGGCCATGTACTTCGACAGCCAGGGCAGGAAGGGGGGACACACCGCGGAGGGTTCTCCCGAACTTTCCACGCGCTGGTACTTCGCGGAGGGTTACACTGGGGGAGATTTCGACACCTGGATACTGGTGGGCAACCCTGGAGACCAGCCGGCCACGCTGAGTTTTCACCTGCTTCCCCAGGGCGGGGGAGAGGTGCTTACCGTGAATAAGACCGTTGCCCCCGGTTCACGCCTAACCCTCCACGTGGACGACTATCTCCCCCGCTCGGAGTTGGCGGTAACCCTGGAGAGCGACCGCCCGGTGGTGGCGGAGCGGGCCATGTACTTCAACTATTCCGGCAAGGAGGACGGGAGCTGCGCCATGGGTTCCCGAGAAACGGCGAGCCGCTGGTTCCTGGCGGAAGGTTACACGGGAGGCGAGTTCGACGAGTACGTACTGGTGGGCAACCCTCTCGGAGAGGCGGCGCGGGTGAGGATCTCCCTCTTTACCCAGGGAGGTCTGCAGAAGGAGGTCTACGCCGACCTGGCCCCCCGCTCCCGCTATACCCTGCACGTGGACGATCTTATCCCCTCCGATGACGTCTCCGTTCAGGTGGAGGAGATCAACGGAAAGGGAGTGGTGGTGGAGCGGGCCATGTACTTCGACTACGGGGGGAAGAGGGGCGGCCACGCCTCCCAGGGACTTGCCGGCACCTCCATGCACTGGTATTTCGCCGAAGGCTATACCGGTCCATGA
- the mazG gene encoding nucleoside triphosphate pyrophosphohydrolase: MDPRGERGSHEDSSRREWGAVTGERPVVHVVGLGPGPLSLLTVEAWEELRSADEVLLRTEKHPCVAELRERGIVLRPLDYWYEGSKDLEEAYRGIVGEVVRRAEERRTAWYAVPGHPLVAERTVKMLLQEPVEVRLHNAVSFFDAVLSALRRDALEGVLLLDGEGLVETGAQNLDLRVGLMLAQVDSRLKASEVKAVLLEVYPPHHPVQVVKGAGGPGERVETIPLEELDRAERFDHLTTIWVPPLQEAEIFDFRRLVDIVARLRGPGGCPWDRRQTHESLARHMVEEAHEAVDAIGHRDWDHLCEELGDLLLQVVLHARLGEEEGTFDIGDVLRLIIEKLVRRHPHVFGEAEARTPEEVISRWERIKAEERGEPSLLEGISEGLPALIHAYKLQSRAARVGFDWGAGEEVLPKLREELREVEEALREGEGDLEEELGDLLFTVVNMCRHFRVDPEIALRRSARKFAARFRAMEEECRRRGRPLEDMSLEELDSLWEESK, from the coding sequence ATGGACCCGAGGGGAGAACGGGGCAGCCATGAGGATTCGAGCCGGCGCGAGTGGGGCGCGGTGACCGGGGAGCGGCCGGTGGTCCACGTGGTGGGACTGGGTCCGGGCCCCCTTTCGCTGCTCACCGTGGAGGCCTGGGAGGAATTGAGGTCCGCGGACGAGGTCCTCCTTCGCACGGAGAAGCATCCCTGCGTGGCGGAGTTGCGGGAGAGGGGGATCGTCCTGCGCCCCCTGGACTACTGGTACGAGGGTTCCAAGGACTTGGAGGAGGCCTATCGGGGCATCGTCGGCGAAGTGGTGCGCCGCGCAGAGGAGCGCAGGACCGCCTGGTACGCCGTTCCCGGACATCCCCTGGTAGCGGAGCGCACGGTGAAGATGTTGCTGCAGGAGCCGGTGGAGGTACGCCTCCACAACGCGGTGAGCTTCTTCGATGCCGTACTTTCCGCTCTACGCCGTGACGCCCTGGAGGGGGTTCTACTGCTGGACGGGGAGGGCCTTGTGGAGACGGGGGCGCAGAACCTGGACCTCAGGGTGGGTCTGATGCTCGCGCAGGTGGACTCCAGGCTCAAGGCCTCGGAGGTGAAAGCCGTACTCCTGGAGGTCTATCCTCCCCATCACCCCGTCCAGGTGGTCAAGGGAGCGGGAGGTCCCGGGGAGAGGGTGGAGACCATACCCCTGGAGGAGCTGGACCGCGCGGAGAGGTTCGACCACCTGACAACCATCTGGGTGCCCCCCCTGCAGGAGGCGGAGATATTCGACTTCCGCCGCCTGGTGGACATCGTCGCCCGGCTGAGGGGGCCCGGCGGTTGTCCCTGGGACCGCAGACAGACCCACGAGTCGCTGGCCCGTCACATGGTGGAAGAGGCCCACGAGGCGGTGGACGCCATTGGACACCGCGACTGGGACCACCTCTGCGAGGAACTGGGGGACCTCCTCCTCCAAGTGGTCCTGCATGCCCGGCTGGGCGAGGAGGAGGGGACCTTCGACATCGGCGACGTCTTGCGCCTGATAATCGAGAAGCTGGTCCGCCGCCATCCCCACGTCTTCGGGGAGGCGGAGGCCCGGACACCGGAGGAAGTCATCTCCCGCTGGGAGAGGATAAAGGCCGAGGAGCGGGGAGAGCCCTCCTTGCTTGAGGGAATCTCCGAGGGCCTGCCCGCCCTCATCCACGCCTACAAGCTGCAGTCCAGGGCAGCGCGGGTGGGTTTCGACTGGGGAGCCGGCGAGGAGGTCCTGCCCAAGCTGCGGGAGGAGCTGCGGGAGGTGGAGGAGGCCTTGCGCGAGGGCGAGGGTGACCTTGAGGAGGAGCTGGGGGACCTCCTGTTCACCGTGGTCAACATGTGCCGCCACTTCCGGGTGGACCCCGAGATAGCCCTGCGGCGTTCGGCGCGCAAGTTCGCGGCTCGCTTCCGGGCCATGGAGGAAGAATGCCGGCGGCGGGGGCGTCCCCTGGAGGACATGAGCCTGGAGGAGCTCGACTCCCTCTGGGAAGAATCAAAGTAA
- a CDS encoding 50S ribosomal protein L25, with protein MQTELVAVTRTGKGKEAAKKLRRSGLIPAVLYGHRFEPLHLALKERTFLAALRRERGLHGLVKLRVEDAEDGEHTVLVKEVQRDPLKDHILHVDLQKVHADEELQATVSLHFTGEAAGVKAGGILNHYLYEVRVQCLPKDLPEFIEVDVSHLNLKESLRVADLPRLEGIKYLNKPEEIVAAVTPKRVREAARTAQVLFETAPEEEAAAGVAAEEEGPEAEASAPREEGEAEAGESSGE; from the coding sequence ATGCAGACGGAGCTTGTCGCCGTGACCAGGACGGGGAAGGGCAAGGAAGCGGCCAAGAAGCTGCGCCGCTCCGGCCTCATCCCCGCCGTCCTTTACGGACACCGCTTCGAGCCGCTCCACCTAGCCCTGAAGGAAAGGACCTTCCTGGCAGCACTGCGCCGGGAGCGAGGCCTCCATGGACTGGTGAAGCTCAGGGTGGAGGACGCGGAGGACGGTGAGCACACCGTCCTGGTGAAGGAGGTACAGAGGGACCCCCTCAAGGATCACATCCTTCACGTGGACCTCCAGAAGGTCCACGCCGACGAGGAGCTCCAGGCCACGGTGTCCCTGCACTTCACCGGGGAAGCGGCGGGGGTGAAGGCGGGAGGCATACTCAACCATTACCTCTACGAGGTGCGCGTGCAGTGCCTGCCCAAGGACCTGCCGGAGTTCATCGAGGTGGACGTCTCCCACCTGAACCTGAAGGAGAGCCTCCGGGTGGCAGACCTGCCCCGCCTGGAGGGCATCAAGTACCTGAACAAGCCCGAGGAGATAGTGGCCGCCGTGACCCCCAAGCGGGTGCGGGAAGCGGCCCGGACGGCACAGGTGCTCTTCGAGACCGCGCCGGAGGAGGAAGCCGCTGCCGGAGTAGCGGCGGAGGAAGAGGGACCCGAGGCGGAGGCTTCCGCCCCCCGGGAGGAGGGAGAAGCGGAAGCCGGAGAGTCTTCCGGAGAATAG
- a CDS encoding ribose-phosphate diphosphokinase, translating into MIFSGRSYPELGRQIAGHLGISLGKVELKTFSNGELYVRYEESVRGSDAFVIQTCSEPINDHLMELLLMIDALKRASAKRISAVVPYYGYSRQDKKTLAREPISARLVADMIRMAGADRILTMDLHAGQIQGFFSGPMDHLTAVPLLASYISRNVSNDVVVVSPDAGRVKMAKKYADHLGVPIAILHKRRPGHNQAEVLHIVGEVKGRTAVLVDDMIDTAGTLAASSEALAGAGAKEIYACATHGIFSGPAKERLDKSPLKKVVVTDTLPIPEERRSEKVEVLSIASIFANTIASVFKDESVSELFGGDNQP; encoded by the coding sequence ATGATCTTCAGCGGAAGGTCCTATCCGGAGCTGGGGCGCCAGATCGCCGGCCATCTGGGGATAAGCCTGGGGAAGGTTGAGTTGAAGACCTTCAGCAACGGGGAGCTTTACGTGCGCTACGAGGAGAGCGTGCGTGGCTCGGACGCTTTCGTCATCCAGACCTGCTCGGAACCCATCAACGATCACCTGATGGAGCTGCTGCTGATGATCGACGCTCTGAAGCGTGCTTCCGCCAAGCGCATCTCGGCCGTGGTCCCCTACTACGGGTATTCCCGGCAGGACAAGAAGACCCTGGCCCGGGAGCCCATAAGCGCTCGCCTGGTGGCGGATATGATTCGCATGGCCGGGGCGGACCGCATCCTGACCATGGACCTGCATGCCGGGCAGATACAGGGTTTCTTCTCCGGGCCCATGGATCACCTCACCGCCGTACCCCTGCTGGCCTCCTACATCTCCCGGAACGTGAGCAACGACGTGGTGGTGGTCTCGCCGGATGCCGGGCGGGTGAAGATGGCCAAGAAGTACGCCGACCATCTCGGGGTTCCCATAGCCATCCTCCACAAGCGGAGGCCGGGGCACAACCAGGCGGAGGTCCTGCACATCGTGGGGGAGGTCAAGGGGAGGACGGCGGTCCTGGTGGACGACATGATCGACACCGCCGGGACCCTGGCCGCTTCGTCCGAGGCCCTGGCGGGGGCCGGTGCGAAGGAGATATACGCCTGCGCCACCCATGGCATCTTCTCCGGCCCGGCCAAGGAGAGGCTGGATAAAAGCCCCCTGAAAAAGGTAGTGGTGACCGACACCCTTCCCATCCCTGAAGAGCGACGCTCGGAGAAGGTGGAGGTGCTCTCCATCGCCTCCATCTTCGCCAACACCATCGCCAGCGTGTTCAAGGACGAATCGGTGAGCGAGCTTTTCGGCGGGGATAACCAGCCCTGA
- the pth gene encoding aminoacyl-tRNA hydrolase codes for MFLVLGLGNPGEHYRWTRHNAGFWAVEMLARDHGASFLRGRGYDLAEADFYTERVFLARPLTYMNLSGKAARRLRRKLHVEPQNILVIHDDIDLRPGTIRIRMGGSSGGHLGVQSIIDHLGTREFPRVRVGVGRPPEGVDPAEYVLAEMKGEELEEFLSWCERAAEAAEAVIMDGLDTAMNLFNARPAS; via the coding sequence ATGTTTCTGGTACTCGGCCTGGGGAACCCGGGAGAACATTATCGCTGGACCCGCCACAACGCGGGGTTCTGGGCGGTGGAGATGCTGGCTCGCGACCATGGTGCGTCCTTCCTGCGGGGAAGGGGATACGACCTGGCGGAGGCGGACTTCTACACCGAGCGGGTTTTCCTGGCCCGCCCCCTCACCTACATGAACCTCAGCGGGAAGGCGGCACGCAGGCTGAGGCGCAAGCTTCACGTGGAGCCGCAGAACATCCTGGTTATCCACGACGATATCGACCTCCGGCCCGGAACCATCCGCATCCGCATGGGTGGCTCCTCGGGCGGGCACCTGGGGGTCCAGTCCATCATCGACCACCTGGGCACCCGGGAGTTCCCCCGCGTGCGGGTGGGGGTGGGGAGGCCGCCCGAGGGGGTGGACCCCGCCGAATACGTCCTGGCAGAGATGAAGGGGGAAGAGCTGGAGGAGTTCCTCTCCTGGTGCGAAAGGGCGGCGGAGGCGGCGGAAGCGGTCATCATGGACGGCCTGGACACGGCCATGAACCTATTCAACGCCCGTCCCGCCTCCTGA